A window of Aurantibacillus circumpalustris genomic DNA:
ATACGTTCGAGATAATCCTTTAAATGCTTTCTGCGGAATTATTAATGTCTACAATTTTCTGGCAGATTCTTACAAATACAATCGCTTAAATGACGTTGGAAGTCTAATTGCTCGCATCTTTATAAATCGCGAGAATCATTTCTTTGTTGAAACCAAAACACAGATAGGTTACAAATATCATAATTTTAGTATTCAACCTATTTCAAAGGAAAACCTTACAGATATAGTCATGGAACTAATTATCTATTCCATTACTTTCGACTTGTATACGCCTCCTTATGATAGCGTTGGTCAAGTTACCGTTTATGAAATGCAGGAAAAATCGAGCAGTGCTGCTTTAAGAACAGGTAAACGTTTGGGCTACGGCGGTCACCACAATGATCAAGGAAGAACATTTGATGATGAGGCTCATTTGTAATCTTCCCTAATAAAATTATAGTTTTAAGAAACAACGCTCCTTATCTAACAAGGTGTGTTCTGGCTCAACCAATAAGGATAATCGCGCATTTTGAAGTTCCTTCTTGTATGAACTTTTTAATTCCCTTCGCTTAATGGCTTCCAAAAAGCGCTTCACTTCTTCTTTGGTTTCTAATATTAAACCTGGAACGGTCGTAGGCAAACCATTCTCTCCTTTTGCAACCATTGTAAAATAAGAGGTATTTGTATGTTTAACGGTTCCTATTTTGAAATTCTCGGCAATTACCTTAATACCAACCACCATCGAAGACTTTCCAACATAATTGACCGATGCGAACATACTTACCATTTCACCCACCTCAACTGGCTCTAAAAAATCCACGTTTTCAACTGAAACAGTAACACAGTAATTTCCTGCATGCTTTGAAGCGCAGGCATAGGCTACTTTGTCCATTAACGATAGAATCATTCCTCCATGAATTTTTCCTCCAAAATTCGCATAGGCCGGAATCATTAGTTCATTTAATGTTGTTTTTGAATAAGCTACAGGTTTAAAATTATCTTCCATACGTTTAGGTTTTGATTAAATACCCTACTAAAAAGAAATTACTAATTGTATTAAAGGTATAATAAATAACCAGTAATTTTATACCCTGTGAAAAATAAACGTCTTAAATTATTTATTCTTGGTCCCGCCTACCCTCTTCGTGGTGGACCC
This region includes:
- a CDS encoding acyl-CoA thioesterase, whose protein sequence is MEDNFKPVAYSKTTLNELMIPAYANFGGKIHGGMILSLMDKVAYACASKHAGNYCVTVSVENVDFLEPVEVGEMVSMFASVNYVGKSSMVVGIKVIAENFKIGTVKHTNTSYFTMVAKGENGLPTTVPGLILETKEEVKRFLEAIKRRELKSSYKKELQNARLSLLVEPEHTLLDKERCFLKL